In the genome of bacterium, one region contains:
- a CDS encoding transposase gives MNIQYASEKYLKPLLSLIDGENNKKTFEKYISGLILENKNFSTLEINEKTEEKELSQLYYFLEQTINWRKLSYTQAKAVIADDNPKDFYLLLDATPIKQKYAENRITKTGFVNISELKNVPNNEIVGLYLSNGTKYIPLEFKLWASAKVTEPQDYKKKTNQFIELFQYYGMNGIPVKRAFFDNGFASMFNLNWLMENKYIFITRLKSNKIVYINGEKRILGELDLKNGESITCTIKGIKKNVKVLKFWHQDEEYYIVTNDLDITDADLKQGYLDRWGVEVFHREAKQKLGLEKMLVRSWRKLTNRIGLICVVYGFLTAIGQQVKTSIGKTKRIIQDFIYSTHDSADRLGNLGFC, from the coding sequence ATGAATATTCAATATGCAAGCGAAAAGTATTTAAAACCATTATTGTCATTAATAGATGGAGAGAATAACAAAAAAACTTTTGAGAAGTATATATCTGGCTTAATTCTAGAGAACAAGAACTTTTCAACACTTGAAATCAATGAAAAAACAGAAGAAAAGGAATTATCACAGTTATATTATTTCTTAGAACAAACTATTAATTGGAGAAAGTTATCCTATACACAAGCAAAAGCCGTTATAGCAGATGATAATCCTAAAGATTTTTATTTATTATTGGATGCAACCCCTATAAAACAAAAATATGCAGAGAATCGAATAACTAAAACTGGCTTTGTGAATATATCAGAGCTTAAAAATGTTCCTAATAATGAGATAGTGGGGCTGTATCTTAGTAACGGAACTAAATACATTCCTCTAGAATTCAAGCTTTGGGCTAGTGCAAAGGTCACAGAACCTCAGGATTACAAGAAAAAAACAAATCAATTTATAGAGCTTTTTCAATATTACGGAATGAATGGGATACCTGTAAAGAGAGCGTTTTTCGATAATGGATTTGCCTCAATGTTCAACCTTAACTGGTTAATGGAGAATAAATATATCTTTATCACAAGATTAAAAAGCAATAAAATCGTATACATCAATGGAGAAAAGCGAATATTAGGTGAATTAGACTTAAAAAATGGAGAAAGTATAACCTGTACTATTAAAGGCATTAAAAAAAATGTAAAAGTACTTAAGTTTTGGCACCAAGACGAGGAATATTATATTGTAACAAATGACCTTGACATTACAGATGCAGATTTGAAACAGGGATACTTAGACAGGTGGGGCGTTGAAGTATTTCACAGAGAAGCTAAACAAAAGCTGGGACTTGAAAAAATGCTTGTCAGGTCTTGGCGAAAATTGACAAACAGAATAGGTTTAATTTGTGTTGTTTATGGCTTCCTTACTGCAATTGGGCAGCAGGTTAAAACGTCTATCGGAA